From the genome of Glycine soja cultivar W05 chromosome 14, ASM419377v2, whole genome shotgun sequence:
ctaaaaattatttgtgattCTCTGTTCTGGCAGCCTTTGGTGTTGATGTGGCATTCAGCTATAAATATAATCAACAGCGAGGAGTTTGTGCTAAAGATTGTCTTGCTTTGTGTCCTGGATTCAACACAACCCATGTGATTCcggtatatttttgttatttactgAATTATAGTATTATATATGTCAATGAAATGAGTTTGTCATTTCTGGGGTAGATTATTGTAATATCATCCACCTGCACATGGTTAAATTTGTAAATAGGATcttgttttttattatcatcattgtaattatagtaattaatactattaatcTGCTTAAAGTTACTCTTGAGCCTGACAGATTGTTGTCTTTATGAGCAAAGGTTGATAATGTGATGaagacaattattttattttgcacattATATGCCTTTATTAAGTAACAGTTGCATGTGTTGTATCAatgttgtttttttgaaagggtATTTTTGTATCAATGATTCAATGTACCTCATTTCCTCTTTGCTATAGTAGCTGACTACCCAGTCTTATGTCAGCAATAATAGTGTTAAtctgtataattatttttcaagatagcttggtaattaataaaaattattcattcatATGTGCTGCATAATACACATAAAGGAACTTCTCCTTATGGTCTTTTTAGAAGTTTGAAGTAGATAAAGTAAAACAATTGTAAATGTATCCTTGTAAAATAGAGTGCGGCTGTTGAAACCAAAAGTTGTTGCTACTTTTATAGAGGATATGCCcgtataggaaaaaaaattaagtattaaaatttaaaaataccataaaaataaatgtagaaatttaatttcttttaaatattgaaataaataaaaagaaatccaCCGTACATGTGATTGTGCATATTGGGGAGGCCTGTATGTAATAATGGCAAGTTGTGATCAGTTCTGACAACTGGAATATTCAAATCTATATTGTCTTTAGCAACCTTGTCTTCTAGATAATATTAGAGTTGCAAAAATaggatcaaaataaaatcaaccaaGTGTGTTGGAGTGTTGAACTTATTTGTTTCGGTATTTCCAGTTTGTAGATGGGGAGCCTGTTTACGAAGGATGCTGTCGTACTAATATTGGTGGATTCCATGTGACTGATCATTTGAAGCAACTCCTTTCACTTAAATATCCTTATCATTTGTGAGTATCAAATCATCTGGGTTCTGCTACTACCCAACTGAATGTTAAGTTCGAagaatattttagattttattgAATGCTCAATGCAGGGCTAGATTTACATGGGAAAAGGTTGAAGACCTGAAGATGGAACATTGTTACATTGCACCAGATTATGTTTCTGAAGCTCGGTTGTTTCAGGTATATGtgtaaattgtttttctttttccaccaAGTTCCTTTATTGTTTCTAAAACTCCATGAATGATCTAATAGAAAGGAGCCAAGGAAGCTGAAGAAAAAACCAGATATTGGCAGATTCCTTGGGTTCCACCCCCAATTGAGGAGCCTCCTTCCGAGGAAGAGATTGCAAGAAAGGCAGCAATAAAAGAGAAACAAGGTCAAAGTCTTCGAGAAATGGCTGAGGCAAAGAGGTCTTCTGAGATAAATGAACTGGAAAATGAATTGCATGGTTTAGAGTTTCTTTGGCATCAGCTTGAACAAGTGGAAGAGAGCAAGGTTCCATCTTTCCTGGCAGAAACTGGCTATGGCTCTAGGCAGGAGATTGAATCTGCACGTAATATAGTTATGCAATCTTTACAGAAAGCAAAAGGTGAACCAAAGAATGAACAAGATGCAACTGAAAAGGTTGATCCTGCCACCAATGATTCTCTTATTAACATTCCTGATGAGGTGCCACATGCTCGACCTCTGACCAAAGAAGATTTTCAGATTGTTCTTGGGGTCGAAAGGTTCCGATGTCCTGAACTATTGTTTAATCCAAACTGGATTGCGGTTGATCAGGTAGGATTAGATGAGATGGTTGGGGTTTCAATAAGGAGGTTGCCATACAAGGATGAAAGCTTGGAAGAGAGACTGACTAGTTCCATACTTGTTACTGGTGGAAGTTCTCTTTTCCCCGGTATAATTGAACGCCTGGAAGTTGGAATTCGGATGATTAGACCTTGTGGCACACCTATAAAAATAGTTAGAGCACTGGATCCAGTAATGGATGCATGGAGAGGGGCTGCTTCATTTGCCTCGGACCCACAGTTCCATCAGCAAACTTTTAGTATACTGGATTATCATGAAAAAGGAGAAGACTGGCTTCGCAATTATCAACTGCAGTATACTTTGTAATATGTCATTGATCACAGTATAGTGCTGTATATTGTCTAGAATTTTCGACCATATATAGTTTAGAATGTATATTCTCCTGTTGTATAATCCTTTGTCTTGCTTTTGCTGAAGCTAGAACCGGGAACATCAACAAAAGCATGGTGCTAAACTGCTACTGTTAATATTTTCAATCTTGTAGTATAATCTTGTGAATAGCATATACTTTTGAGTTTTGATATTAATTGATACAATTATCCGATTGGTTTTCGTTATCCACTCATGGGCAGGGGTCAGTGTCGCTTGCGCTTTGTACGTTTTGGTTATGTCTTGTTTAAAAGAGATACAAGAAATTCATGTCTGCGACAAGAAAGGCAGATCAACTTAAGTTTTTTATCATGTTCAATGAAATACCCGACTTTCGAAAATGATAACTGTACTCCtttttcacaaaaccactaATGGAAGTGGTAAAAGTAGCCAtctaaattcttttacaacccaGTTGTAAGAATATCCTCGAAGTGGAAGACTAATTTGTTTTTAGGCATTGAGATTTACTAAAATGAGTTGGCATGACTAGAAGACGAACCTTTGCCAGCAACCATGTTATATCTTTCACTTAAACAGGCAATGTGTCTAAAATGTTGTTCATTGTTTTAAAATCTATGGTTAATTTAGCTCTTCAATATCTAACATTTATGGATAAGGGAAGTTGTCTTCTATCATCTGAGATCCGGCTTTTGTCATTGATATTAGATTAATTGTATTTGTAtaagaaatttatataattttccaAGCAACAGAGGTAAAGAAAAATGAGTGATATTGTGGAGGGAAAAGAAATAATACTGTATATAAATGATATAACTCTTGATAACAATATGTTCTAGAAGAAGCATTGGATGAGATGAATTGTAAGTTTTAAGCCATAAAAGGCAACCATAATAACGAATTAATGAATAATAAAGGATGAGGATAACTGTAACCAAATCAGAGGAGGAGAGCCTGTGAATAAGAACCCCTCAGGCAGAGGAGTCCATTTTCATAGACTAATAAGCATCGAAAGCTAGctagaaaaataatgaatttcacAATCAGCATCCATCAAATGGTACATGTGCAAGCAAACATACTAAAAGAAGGAAGTGTTATCTATGTCATAGCGTCTGGCTTTAAGCCTTGACATATCAAATAAATCTCTCTTGACGAAGGCCTTGTCGCTTTAGGCCTGAGCCACGAAGTCTTCCTAAATAAGGGTTTAGAAATCTGGTTGATTTCTGCAcccaacaaacattcaaagaaaTTCAATACAACCAAAAGCAATCGAATTGAACAATATAGAAATTGCATCATAGAGTCAATTACGCTAGCAAGAAAGCACCTTTTGCATCTTCACTCTCCAGAAGCTTAATAACAAGGTGCCCTCCAACTTTCAAGACTCCTACACAATCACTTGGCTCCAGGTGAATTCTGCTGCCAAGAGCCAAATCCAAGGCACGCATCCCAAGCTCAAACGACAAAGCAGCGTCTTTGGTGGTGATTCCAGAAACCAAGGGACACATATCCGAGAGAATCACGGAGAACCCTTTCTCCTTGGGAGAAAGAGCTTTTAGACGCTGGTGGGGGAGCGTGGTGACGTCAGCGGAGATGGTCTGAACCCTAGAATCGCAGTGGAGAGGGGGTACCTTGACCTTCTTTGTGTCGACGCCGAGGACGGAGCCGCCGCCGCGGAAGGGACCCAAGCTCTGGCAAGCCACCTGGAGCCACCCGCCGGGGGCGCAGCCGAGGTCGAGAATGGAGGAGCCAGGGCTGATAATCTTGTGCTGGTTCTGTATCTGAAGGAGCTTGAAGGCGGAGCGAGCCACATACCCTAACCGTTGAGCTTCTTTGTAGAAGAAATCTGCTGTTCCTCCCACCACCATCTCCAACCTAgggtttcaaaataatttattttttaaacataggTTAAGGTTAAGGTTTAGGTCAAAATAATTTACTCATCATTTTATCAGTTTCACTTCAGGGTAGAACCTTATATTTAAACTAGCGAGAACCCGTTCCGATGCACGGGTTCTTACTCTAATTTTGGCGATCATTACTAAATTTTTGATTCAGAAAACTAAATTTTTGATTCAAACCGAAAAATGGAATTTATAAAAGATGCATATACAGCGACAAAAATGGGTAACAGACAAAATGAACCCACTAACCATCGAAAAGTAAGGtatagaaaaagataaactaatgataaaatgaagaaaGGTCCAACCTTTTGTCTTGTTGGATTGCGAAAACATAGATACCATAACaaaaacacatacaccaataTTCAAACCTCATGATACAACTGACATGATTAAGTTGCATTGGtccatgataaaaataaaaataaaaaaacgtgGCAGTTGCAGTCAGAATGAGCAACAAATATAATGATAATTCTATTCACAAcgtaaatgaaaaaacaaagataattgttgaagaaaaaacaaagataattaatgaagaaaaaacaaagataatgaTATATACATTCAACATAATAAATTGATAGTGATTAATTGTGCCgctgaaaattaaagaaattgttTAATACCCTAAGGTATTGGATTAAcaacattaatgaaaatataataaaataatattaaaacaaaaaaagtcatGAACTTTAGGCATGGTGATTCAAACCGGGAGGTTTTCATCCCACATAACTTGTTTCCTAAATATGACCTCCCATACATGTTTGTCAAACCTAAAGAAGAACATGACTTCATCTCctgcaattaaattattttcacagaGGTATTGAAACCATGGATCTGCAACAGATGGCAAACCATTGTGCACGGTGATCTGCCATTGGTTTCGTGTGCCATTTGGAAGCTGAAcaggaacaatttttttttatccaaacaaaaaatttaaagctGCTGCTGGTGAACCTACATTGAAACCAAAACAGTGATTATACAACCATTCAAAGTGATCAACAGTGAATGTAATTTGAAAATGTTATTTGAAGTAAGAGAAGATgagaaccaaaaaataaaaacatcattGAGTGGGTAACAAACTCCTACCAAAGGGTTGGTATGTTCGATCATGTCTTGGGTGACATCAGCGGTAAAGATGTGTCTTCTGGTTGTAACAACCGGCCTTCGACATGTCTGTCTAAGGGTAGGTCCCATGATGTCGACTTCCAAAGAAGTATCTTTTGAGGCTGCAAAAAATCGGATAATGACACTGTCATTAATGTCGTGGATTCTTCTAAACTCCTTTAGCCCATCAGCAAAAAAACATCGAGTGCCATATTTGCGCACTCTAATAAAATGCTTGGTTACATTGTagtcaaataaaacataagtggGGTAATATGGCCTCCATTGACTATGGTAACTCAATGGAACTTCAATGATGTTCTGCACggaaacatgaaaacaaaccttcaatcactatttttttatttggaataattgaaaaggaaaagtgaTTGGGATTGTTAATGTTGACCTTCTGAACACGAAATGTTGCTGTAAATCGTGTTCTTGCCATCATATTTGATGGGCCCTATAGCACAACATTGAATGTAATTAGTTTCAgaacaaaataagaaaggaaCATATACGAAGGACAAAAATCGATTCCAAAATGCAAACAACGTATAATGAAGTAATACATAAATATACATAAAGATTGATGATTGTAatgttaaaagaaagaaaagaagaagttaAACAtcaataagaaagaaaagaagaaggattAGAATGTTAAAGAACTTACTGCATCGGAGAAGAATGATGATCGGGTACTCATACTGTTAAGGGTTGAGTGTCGTTGTTGGAGAAATGAGAAAAGAAATGAGGAGAACTGTTCGTTATGATTTGATATGCTTGagtttttgtaatttgtattgAATGAGTTTTAATTTGGGAACCGCTTTTAATTCGAGAGTCTTTTACAATTCCCGTATccgttttttaattttcaaaatccaaattaataattatgagGCTTTCACGATTCCCGTAGTCGATTTCTTTCATAATGGTCAAAATACATtaagatatatattaataaattaggaGGCTTTAACAATTCCGGTACCGATTTTCCTTCATAATGGCAAAAACCATGATTAGCTTTGATAAcggtgaatatatatatatatatatatattaattaattgggaGGCTTTAACAATTCCCGTACTGGTTTTTGCTTCATAAtggtaaaaacaattattagcTTTGATAACGGtgaaaatactaataaatattaattaatttggaggCTTTAACAATTCCCGTACTGGTTTTCATTGATAAtggtgaaaataattattagctTTGATAATggtgaaaatattaatatattaatatattaattaattaattgggaGGCTTTAATGGCAAAGACAATGATTACCTTTCTGCCATGTGAAATATGATTAGACGTGTACAACACGAATTCCAATAGGATCTATTGTGGGGATATTGAACATTTTACACGATACCTTGAAAACCAAGTCAGCATTGATATGAAGCTTTAAATTGGATGTGACTGTCCTACTTCGCAACCTGCAACCT
Proteins encoded in this window:
- the LOC114384616 gene encoding actin-related protein 5-like, with product MPFISKIQRQSDFNLFDSNTPLVIDNGASYFRIGWAGESEPRVVFRHIVQRPCHKETGETVTIVGDHDPAFLKYFDCTHSGPHSAFDSNVVYQFETMQYILDFGFDRMGANGTEIDHPVLITECVCNPVQSRSKMAELLFETYGVPSIAFGVDVAFSYKYNQQRGVCAKDCLALCPGFNTTHVIPFVDGEPVYEGCCRTNIGGFHVTDHLKQLLSLKYPYHLARFTWEKVEDLKMEHCYIAPDYVSEARLFQKGAKEAEEKTRYWQIPWVPPPIEEPPSEEEIARKAAIKEKQGQSLREMAEAKRSSEINELENELHGLEFLWHQLEQVEESKVPSFLAETGYGSRQEIESARNIVMQSLQKAKGEPKNEQDATEKVDPATNDSLINIPDEVPHARPLTKEDFQIVLGVERFRCPELLFNPNWIAVDQVGLDEMVGVSIRRLPYKDESLEERLTSSILVTGGSSLFPGIIERLEVGIRMIRPCGTPIKIVRALDPVMDAWRGAASFASDPQFHQQTFSILDYHEKGEDWLRNYQLQYTL
- the LOC114383411 gene encoding uncharacterized protein LOC114383411 → MVVGGTADFFYKEAQRLGYVARSAFKLLQIQNQHKIISPGSSILDLGCAPGGWLQVACQSLGPFRGGGSVLGVDTKKVKVPPLHCDSRVQTISADVTTLPHQRLKALSPKEKGFSVILSDMCPLVSGITTKDAALSFELGMRALDLALGSRIHLEPSDCVGVLKVGGHLVIKLLESEDAKEINQISKPLFRKTSWLRPKATRPSSREIYLICQGLKPDAMT